The Nitrospira sp. genome window below encodes:
- the istB gene encoding IS21-like element helper ATPase IstB, which produces MNAAQLERLRDQLTRLRLLKSRERLEALLQEAAVKELPYADFLDQVLGEEVASKTAKNIAMRTSLARFPFVKSLEVFDFSYQPSLDKKQIQQVATCHFIEHGENVVILGPPGVGKSHLAIGLGLQAIAQGYRVLFTTAAAMIATLTRALTENRLEDKLKLYTIPRLLIIDEIGYLPIDRTGANLFFQLISRRYEKGPMILTSNQSFGAWGEVFGDRVLATAILDRVLHHAITINIRGHSYRLKEKLKAGLVRVEEASTTT; this is translated from the coding sequence ATGAACGCGGCGCAACTGGAACGGCTCCGTGACCAACTCACGCGCCTACGGCTCTTGAAGAGTCGGGAGCGGCTGGAGGCCCTCTTACAAGAAGCGGCCGTCAAGGAGCTGCCCTATGCCGACTTCCTCGACCAGGTGCTCGGCGAAGAAGTCGCGTCCAAGACCGCGAAGAACATTGCGATGCGGACGAGTTTGGCGCGATTTCCATTCGTCAAGAGTCTGGAGGTCTTCGACTTCAGCTACCAGCCTTCGTTGGATAAGAAGCAGATTCAGCAGGTGGCGACCTGCCACTTCATCGAGCACGGCGAGAATGTCGTGATCTTGGGGCCGCCCGGTGTGGGCAAAAGCCACCTGGCCATCGGGCTAGGGCTGCAAGCCATTGCCCAGGGCTATCGGGTGTTGTTCACGACAGCCGCCGCCATGATCGCTACGCTGACTCGGGCGCTCACGGAGAATCGGCTGGAGGACAAGCTGAAGCTCTATACCATTCCCCGGTTGCTGATCATTGATGAGATCGGCTATCTGCCCATTGACCGCACCGGGGCCAACTTGTTCTTTCAGCTCATCTCACGCCGCTATGAGAAGGGGCCGATGATTTTGACCAGTAACCAGAGTTTCGGGGCTTGGGGCGAGGTGTTTGGCGACCGGGTGCTGGCGACTGCGATCCTGGATCGGGTGCTCCACCACGCGATCACCATCAACATCCGGGGCCATTCCTACCGGCTGAAGGAGAAACTCAAAGCCGGACTTGTGCGGGTCGAAGAAGCGTCAACGACAACCTAA
- a CDS encoding transposase codes for MATECIPQVTFEFYDKLKPVVARFDQAHASTDGGVLLLKALDDRLRLTDQLATCVVDCREPDKIRHTVRELLRQRIFGLACGYEDGNDAARLADDPMHKLAVGRDPLTGTALASQPTLSRFENAVGPRALVQMGRAVADTVIAQQRRFRQGRAQRITIDLDPTDDPTHVSRVIQIAPVMVIENSPPR; via the coding sequence ATGGCGACAGAGTGTATACCGCAAGTGACGTTCGAATTCTATGACAAACTGAAGCCGGTGGTCGCCCGCTTCGATCAGGCCCATGCCAGCACGGATGGGGGCGTCCTGTTGCTCAAGGCGCTGGATGACCGCCTCCGGCTGACCGACCAGTTGGCGACATGTGTGGTGGATTGCCGGGAGCCGGACAAGATCCGACACACGGTGCGGGAGCTGCTGCGCCAGCGGATCTTTGGCTTGGCCTGTGGGTACGAGGATGGGAACGATGCCGCGCGGCTGGCGGACGACCCGATGCACAAGCTGGCCGTGGGCCGGGACCCGCTCACCGGGACGGCCCTGGCCTCGCAGCCGACCCTGTCCCGATTTGAAAATGCCGTGGGCCCGCGGGCGCTGGTCCAGATGGGCCGGGCTGTGGCGGACACGGTCATTGCGCAGCAGCGCCGCTTCCGCCAGGGACGGGCGCAGCGCATCACCATCGATCTGGACCCGACCGACGATCCGACGCACGTGTCAAGGGTCATCCAAATTGCCCCAGTTATGGTCATCGAAAATTCCCCACCCCGTTAG